The proteins below are encoded in one region of Oncorhynchus tshawytscha isolate Ot180627B linkage group LG04, Otsh_v2.0, whole genome shotgun sequence:
- the zgc:158260 gene encoding protein FAM47A isoform X2, with amino-acid sequence MYDYDVIIGCHNNHFYNLKRYKEKLMTKCLKDAKNKHHLSGALDGRRWRFLNVGLDDFRDGYPSAGTAVLSQAQRGMSPSIFGMPSPTSLSDKTQWKRFSKEQACFSKKNPQQQVHREHVATVEHKLKQHPLALYPHLEHGMPPELFDQVICVLDPDMCVNRASAVTSPEKEEQVDNCTEPWETIMRESESEEEVREGPPVSAIMTDDLCAKNPYKGLQRKQSSAKEDQIVNVKRLRSPSQDEDIKKVTKLFCDWVASLGGEKNNLTESTLLGLFVSGYEKKPSLTFPIQVVEPKNVPEDLRNSVEDLRRAHTCEDPLKDSEPYKSKPGTKRPKYGAWYLDTKTWKKRDADEPLRDPNVIPEDFEFPAQPSEMDDELKQMHGTQAFKQFIISKGLRVPRFLSTLFEEEEGDNRSKPDGAGSASTRKGTVVL; translated from the exons ATGTATGACTATGACGTGATCATCGGTTGTCATAATAACCACTTCTACAACTTGAAGAG GTACAAGGAAAAGTTGATGACCAAATGCCTGAAAGATGCAAAGAACAAACATCATCTCTCAGGTGCTTTGGATGGCCGTCGTTGGCGTTTTCTAAATGTGGGACTTGATGACTTCAGAGATGGGTATCCTAGTGCTGGGACAGCGGTTCTCTCTCAGGCCCAGAGGGGCATGTCCCCTTCCATTTTTGGGATGCCAAGtcctacatctctctctgatAAAACACAATGGAAGCGCTTCTCGAAAGAGCAGGCTTGCTTCTCTAAGAAGAACCCTCAGCAGCAGGTACACCGGGAGCATGTAGCTACAGTGGAGCACAAACTCAAACAGCATCCTCTGGCTCTGTACCCACATTTAGAGCATGGCATGCCCCCAGAG TTGTTTGATCAGGTGATATGTGTCCTGGACCCAGATATGTGTGTGAACAGAGCTTCTGCAGTGACTTCACCAGAAAAAGAGGAGCAGGTAGACAACTGCACTGAGCCATGGGAAACGATCATGCGGGAATCGGAGTCagaggaggaagtgagagagggacCACCTGTCAGTGCAATAAT GACGGACGATTTATGTGCAAAGAACCCTTACAAAGGGCTGCAAAGAAAGCAGAGCAGTGCCAAGGAAGACCAGATAGTAAACGTCAAACGACTGCGCTCCCCATCTCAAGACGAGGACATCAAGAAAGTCACTAAGCTTTTCTGTGACTGGGTCGCCTCATTG ggaggagagaagaacaaCCTGACTGAATCCACCCTACTGGGCCTGTTTGTCAGTGGGTATGAGAAGAAGCCATCCCTGACCTTCCCTATCCAGGTGGTTGAGCCTAAGAACGTGCCAGAGGACCTACGTAACTCTGTGGAGGATCTGCGCAGAGCCCACACCTGTGAAGACCCCTTAAAGGACTCAGAACCATACAAG AGCAAACCAGGAACTAAAAGGCCCAAATATGGAGCATGGTACCTGGATACTAAAACATGGAAGAAAAGAGATGCTGATGAACCATTAAGAGACCCCAATGTCATCCCTGAGGACTTTGAGTTTCCTGCACAACCAAGTGAAATG GATGATGAACTGAAACAGATGCATGGGACTCAAGCGTTCAAGCAGTTCATCATCAGCAAAGGGCTGAGGGTGCCTAGG TTTCTGAGTACTCTCtttgaagaagaggagggagacaacaGATCAAAGCCAGATGGAGCAGGCTCTGCTTCAACACGGAAGGGGACAGTGGTACTTTAG
- the zgc:158260 gene encoding protein FAM47A isoform X1, translating to MRKQGHIMTDKMFQIGPPETRTTLPAYHWYKEKLMTKCLKDAKNKHHLSGALDGRRWRFLNVGLDDFRDGYPSAGTAVLSQAQRGMSPSIFGMPSPTSLSDKTQWKRFSKEQACFSKKNPQQQVHREHVATVEHKLKQHPLALYPHLEHGMPPELFDQVICVLDPDMCVNRASAVTSPEKEEQVDNCTEPWETIMRESESEEEVREGPPVSAIMTDDLCAKNPYKGLQRKQSSAKEDQIVNVKRLRSPSQDEDIKKVTKLFCDWVASLGGEKNNLTESTLLGLFVSGYEKKPSLTFPIQVVEPKNVPEDLRNSVEDLRRAHTCEDPLKDSEPYKSKPGTKRPKYGAWYLDTKTWKKRDADEPLRDPNVIPEDFEFPAQPSEMDDELKQMHGTQAFKQFIISKGLRVPRFLSTLFEEEEGDNRSKPDGAGSASTRKGTVVL from the exons ATGAGAAAACAAGGACACATAATGACTGATAAAATGTTTCAAATTGGACCACCGGAGACTAGAACGACGCTTCCTGCCTACCATTG GTACAAGGAAAAGTTGATGACCAAATGCCTGAAAGATGCAAAGAACAAACATCATCTCTCAGGTGCTTTGGATGGCCGTCGTTGGCGTTTTCTAAATGTGGGACTTGATGACTTCAGAGATGGGTATCCTAGTGCTGGGACAGCGGTTCTCTCTCAGGCCCAGAGGGGCATGTCCCCTTCCATTTTTGGGATGCCAAGtcctacatctctctctgatAAAACACAATGGAAGCGCTTCTCGAAAGAGCAGGCTTGCTTCTCTAAGAAGAACCCTCAGCAGCAGGTACACCGGGAGCATGTAGCTACAGTGGAGCACAAACTCAAACAGCATCCTCTGGCTCTGTACCCACATTTAGAGCATGGCATGCCCCCAGAG TTGTTTGATCAGGTGATATGTGTCCTGGACCCAGATATGTGTGTGAACAGAGCTTCTGCAGTGACTTCACCAGAAAAAGAGGAGCAGGTAGACAACTGCACTGAGCCATGGGAAACGATCATGCGGGAATCGGAGTCagaggaggaagtgagagagggacCACCTGTCAGTGCAATAAT GACGGACGATTTATGTGCAAAGAACCCTTACAAAGGGCTGCAAAGAAAGCAGAGCAGTGCCAAGGAAGACCAGATAGTAAACGTCAAACGACTGCGCTCCCCATCTCAAGACGAGGACATCAAGAAAGTCACTAAGCTTTTCTGTGACTGGGTCGCCTCATTG ggaggagagaagaacaaCCTGACTGAATCCACCCTACTGGGCCTGTTTGTCAGTGGGTATGAGAAGAAGCCATCCCTGACCTTCCCTATCCAGGTGGTTGAGCCTAAGAACGTGCCAGAGGACCTACGTAACTCTGTGGAGGATCTGCGCAGAGCCCACACCTGTGAAGACCCCTTAAAGGACTCAGAACCATACAAG AGCAAACCAGGAACTAAAAGGCCCAAATATGGAGCATGGTACCTGGATACTAAAACATGGAAGAAAAGAGATGCTGATGAACCATTAAGAGACCCCAATGTCATCCCTGAGGACTTTGAGTTTCCTGCACAACCAAGTGAAATG GATGATGAACTGAAACAGATGCATGGGACTCAAGCGTTCAAGCAGTTCATCATCAGCAAAGGGCTGAGGGTGCCTAGG TTTCTGAGTACTCTCtttgaagaagaggagggagacaacaGATCAAAGCCAGATGGAGCAGGCTCTGCTTCAACACGGAAGGGGACAGTGGTACTTTAG
- the scarb2a gene encoding lysosome membrane protein 2a isoform X1: protein MTRRSCVIYATGIVCAHLLIVGIALVVAQVFQTMIHNRLKKELTLTEASRVFESWKNPPPPVYMEYYFFNVTNPEVFLAGGKAVVTQIGPYTYREYRPRENVTFLENGTKVYALNPKSFVFVPEKSRGNPEVDILRTVNIPAVAVMSELNSYSFLLRTFVSIYMKSIGVEIFMTRTVHEVLWGFKDPLLTKIHSVRPEVDEMFGLMWKKNGTHEGEFVFLTGERDYMEYGRIDTWNGLTEMSWWSSNQSNMINGTDGSVFHPLLSRKELLYIFAADLCRSIHLGYVEDVDVKGIPAYRFAPPHDVLQSPEENPTNAGFCVPAGDCLGTGVLKVSVCREGAPIVVSFPHFYQADDKYINAVDGLHPNKEEHETYLDLNPTTGVPIRACKRAQLNIILNRVPGFPETKHLNEIIFPIMFVNETATIDDDSAAQMRTLLLIVTLVSNFPLLIVGMGAILLIVLVVLVCRSRQKKNEVKRIDFTEAFHSFTTAKDETAYTQVSDKPEVEPSENNYTNQPMRNGSYIAMSPVEAQKC from the exons ATGACTCGGAGATCCTGTGTAATTTACGCTACTGGAATTGTCTGCGCCCACCTACTGATAGTGGGGATCGCCTTGGTGGTGGCTCAAGTCTTTCAAACAATGATTCACAACCGGCTAAAAAAG gaattGACTTTGACAGAGGCAAGCCGAGTATTTGAGTCATGGAAGAACCCGCCGCCTCCAGTCTACATGGAGTATTACTTCTTCAACGTGACCAATCCAGAAGTGTTCTTAGCAGGGGGAAAGGCAGTGGTCACCCAGATTGGACCTTACACTTACAG GGAATACAGACCTAGGGAAAATGTGACTTTCCTTGAAAATGGAACCAAGGTTTATGCCCTGAATCCCAAAAGCTTTGTCTTCGTCCCAGAGAAGTCCAGAGGTAATCCAGAGGTTGACATTCTGAGGACAGTCAACATCCCAGCTGTG GCAGTGATGAGTGAGCTGAACTCCTACTCCTTCCTGCTGCGTACCTTCGTCTCCATATATATGAAGTCCATCGGTGTGGAGATCTTCATGACCCGCACCGTCCACGAGGTGCTGTGGGGCTTCAAGGACCCTTTGCTCACCAAAATCCACAGCGTTAGGCCAGAGGTGGATGAGATGTTTGGGCTGATGTGGAAG aAAAATGGAACTCATGAAGGAGAGTTTGTGTTCCTGACTGGCGAACGTGACTACATGGAATATGGCAGAATAGACACATGGAACGGGTTGAC TGAAATGTCATGGTGGTCCTCTAACCAGAGCAACATGATCAACGGGACGGACGGCAGTGTGTTCCACCCTCTGTTGTCTAGGAAAGAGCTGCTGTACATCTTTGCGGCTGACCTCTGCAG GTCTATCCATCTGGGTTATGTTGAGGACGTGGACGTGAAGGGCATCCCAGCCTACCGTTTTGCCCCGCCCCACGACGTCCTGCAGAGTCCTGAGGAGAACCCCACTAACGCCGGCTTCTGTGTGCCAGCTGGGGACTGCCTCGGCACCGGGGTGCTAAAAGTCAGTGTTTGCAGAGAAG GTGCACCTATCGTGGTGTCGTTCCCCCACTTTTATCAGGCAGATGACAAGTACATTAATGCTGTTGATGGATTGCACCCCAACAAGGAGGAGCATGAAACTTACCTTGACCTTAACCCG ACCACTGGGGTTCCCATCCGTGCTTGCAAGAGAGCCCAACTCAATATAATTTTGAACAGAGTTCCAGGCTTCCC CGAAACCAAACATCTAAACGAGATCATTTTTCCCATCATGTTTGTCAATGAG ACGGCCACTATTGACGATGACTCTGCTGCCCAGATGAGAACCCTGCTGCTCATCGTGACCTTGGTGTCCAACTTCCCTCTGCTCATCGTGGGCATGGGAGCCATCCTGCTCATTGTCCTAGTCGTCCTGGTCTGCAGGTCTCGCCAGAAGAAG AATGAAGTAAAACGTATTGATTTTACTGAAGCTTTTCATTCTTTTACT ACGGCAAAAGATGAAACGGCCTACACTCAAGTCAGCGACAAACCAGAGGTTGAACCATCAGAAAACAACTATACCAACCAGCCAATGAGGAACGGCTCCTACATCGCCATGTCTCCCGTGGAGGCTCAGAAGTGTTGA
- the scarb2a gene encoding lysosome membrane protein 2a isoform X2, with translation MIHNRLKKELTLTEASRVFESWKNPPPPVYMEYYFFNVTNPEVFLAGGKAVVTQIGPYTYREYRPRENVTFLENGTKVYALNPKSFVFVPEKSRGNPEVDILRTVNIPAVAVMSELNSYSFLLRTFVSIYMKSIGVEIFMTRTVHEVLWGFKDPLLTKIHSVRPEVDEMFGLMWKKNGTHEGEFVFLTGERDYMEYGRIDTWNGLTEMSWWSSNQSNMINGTDGSVFHPLLSRKELLYIFAADLCRSIHLGYVEDVDVKGIPAYRFAPPHDVLQSPEENPTNAGFCVPAGDCLGTGVLKVSVCREGAPIVVSFPHFYQADDKYINAVDGLHPNKEEHETYLDLNPTTGVPIRACKRAQLNIILNRVPGFPETKHLNEIIFPIMFVNETATIDDDSAAQMRTLLLIVTLVSNFPLLIVGMGAILLIVLVVLVCRSRQKKNEVKRIDFTEAFHSFTTAKDETAYTQVSDKPEVEPSENNYTNQPMRNGSYIAMSPVEAQKC, from the exons ATGATTCACAACCGGCTAAAAAAG gaattGACTTTGACAGAGGCAAGCCGAGTATTTGAGTCATGGAAGAACCCGCCGCCTCCAGTCTACATGGAGTATTACTTCTTCAACGTGACCAATCCAGAAGTGTTCTTAGCAGGGGGAAAGGCAGTGGTCACCCAGATTGGACCTTACACTTACAG GGAATACAGACCTAGGGAAAATGTGACTTTCCTTGAAAATGGAACCAAGGTTTATGCCCTGAATCCCAAAAGCTTTGTCTTCGTCCCAGAGAAGTCCAGAGGTAATCCAGAGGTTGACATTCTGAGGACAGTCAACATCCCAGCTGTG GCAGTGATGAGTGAGCTGAACTCCTACTCCTTCCTGCTGCGTACCTTCGTCTCCATATATATGAAGTCCATCGGTGTGGAGATCTTCATGACCCGCACCGTCCACGAGGTGCTGTGGGGCTTCAAGGACCCTTTGCTCACCAAAATCCACAGCGTTAGGCCAGAGGTGGATGAGATGTTTGGGCTGATGTGGAAG aAAAATGGAACTCATGAAGGAGAGTTTGTGTTCCTGACTGGCGAACGTGACTACATGGAATATGGCAGAATAGACACATGGAACGGGTTGAC TGAAATGTCATGGTGGTCCTCTAACCAGAGCAACATGATCAACGGGACGGACGGCAGTGTGTTCCACCCTCTGTTGTCTAGGAAAGAGCTGCTGTACATCTTTGCGGCTGACCTCTGCAG GTCTATCCATCTGGGTTATGTTGAGGACGTGGACGTGAAGGGCATCCCAGCCTACCGTTTTGCCCCGCCCCACGACGTCCTGCAGAGTCCTGAGGAGAACCCCACTAACGCCGGCTTCTGTGTGCCAGCTGGGGACTGCCTCGGCACCGGGGTGCTAAAAGTCAGTGTTTGCAGAGAAG GTGCACCTATCGTGGTGTCGTTCCCCCACTTTTATCAGGCAGATGACAAGTACATTAATGCTGTTGATGGATTGCACCCCAACAAGGAGGAGCATGAAACTTACCTTGACCTTAACCCG ACCACTGGGGTTCCCATCCGTGCTTGCAAGAGAGCCCAACTCAATATAATTTTGAACAGAGTTCCAGGCTTCCC CGAAACCAAACATCTAAACGAGATCATTTTTCCCATCATGTTTGTCAATGAG ACGGCCACTATTGACGATGACTCTGCTGCCCAGATGAGAACCCTGCTGCTCATCGTGACCTTGGTGTCCAACTTCCCTCTGCTCATCGTGGGCATGGGAGCCATCCTGCTCATTGTCCTAGTCGTCCTGGTCTGCAGGTCTCGCCAGAAGAAG AATGAAGTAAAACGTATTGATTTTACTGAAGCTTTTCATTCTTTTACT ACGGCAAAAGATGAAACGGCCTACACTCAAGTCAGCGACAAACCAGAGGTTGAACCATCAGAAAACAACTATACCAACCAGCCAATGAGGAACGGCTCCTACATCGCCATGTCTCCCGTGGAGGCTCAGAAGTGTTGA